tGGTGAGGGCATCTTTGAAGAGTGAAATTTGGGGACTTACAGGGTTATGTTCACTATGATCTTTTAAAATTGAGGCTTGCAGCAAACCCTGAATGTGTTGTACGGCTAAATCATCATGAACTTTTAGAAATGTACTTGCCATAAACAAAGTAATTAGCGGTGTAGAGGTTTGAGGGTTATTATTCAGATGTCATTTAAATTTGTTGGCATAGGGGGaaaaaaagctttctttaagtgcgtcatttctttattattttagagatacaacacggtaacaggtcctttggctcaaaaagcccacactgcccaattacacccatgtgactaataaaCTTTGTAACCTGCCTGTATGCCTTCGGAATACGGAGACCAGGGCACTCCAAGGAAGCCctcgtggtcacaggaagaacatacatcccctatagacagtggcaggaattgaacctgggtcactggtgctgtcatGCTGTTGTGCTCACCACTATTGGAGACTTGGTGCAGGTTGCTATTTTCTGATGTTGCATATACCACAAGGATGGGAACAAAATAAAGGATTTAACAATATTTTGTTGCCTTTTTTCAATACACTGTATTTTAATATTAGTTGTACTGACTTGCATAAAATTTGAATTTGGTAAGACTCTATAAGTAAGAAATCATTTGTATGTTGACCAATAAGAATTtctgttccaaacctattctttTTGAGATAAACAAGACAAATAAAATTGACATATTTCAAAACATTCAGTACTATTACTCCTTTTCAATCATTGTAAATAGATTTGGGTTCATAAAAATGCTTTAAGCAGCTCTTGTATTCTGAAAAGTGTTTGTTGTGTATTTTAGGGGTTTTGTAATTCATAATACCTTTGTCGTGGACACATCCATTTGTTGTTGATCTaatatcctcaaaaaaattgtatACAGTAGATGGTATTTAAGAACACTTCGATTTGGCAATGGAAAAGAATGTAATTATTTTTGAATTAAAAATTGAGTTGCTTGTAAATTGACTTATTTAAGTATCACAAACAGAAACCCATCTCGCACTCCTGATTGCAATTTACCATGAAGTAAAACTAATCAATTGTAGCAGTCCGGGATACTGTTTCCTAATACATTTGCTGTTTTAATCACTGATATGTTTTTGAATGCTGCACTCTCCTCCTTTTGCTTGGTTCTGTTCTCCAGCAACTCCTCATTCCAGCTATATTGAATATTGATGAAATGTAGCAGGTAATCTACAAACAACATTTTTTAGAATTCACAGAATCTGTAATAACAAAACCTAATTGCAAATCTCTCAGGCCTGCCAACTGTCCAGTTATAATGAGGTTTGTCAATGCAAGTGTCCATGAagtacagaaaataaacagttttcAGCAAGCAAGCAGGAATATGGATCATTTAGAAGCCATCCTGTGACTGTATAGGAATTTAGTGCAACTGCATTGCTCTACTGTAGGTCTCTGTACCTAAGGAAATATGTCACTACAGAAGGTTTGCAAGATTGATTCTTTGGGTGAATGTGTTGCCCTCTGATAAGAGTGTGAGTAAAATtagcctatactcactggaagttTTTAGAATTAGAAAATATCCTATTATGATATACAAGGTTCGGCAAGAGTAATTGGAATGTATGTTATAAATGTTGCACACTGTTTTGTTCTGAATGGTCTTAACTTAAAAATATGGCCACCAATGTTTGACCTTTTCACCCTGGAggaaaaaggctctgactatttccttgtctatgcctcttataattgtATATACTTCCATGGCTCCTGGTTAAGGTGGTGCTACCAACTGAATGTGTGTGACAGCTTCTGGGAGAAGAAATCCGATTTAAAAgcatcactaaaaataccttttctgtGGTAAATTACGTTAAATTTAGCCACAAACAGTGAAGGGGCGAGCGATGGCGAGGTGAGTTCTGAGGATGAGCCAAGATGGTTTGCTGCAGAATCGTTGCAGTTGGAGTTCTGATGCCTGTACAGCCGACCTGGGAGCGAGGTTGGATTGTTCTGGGTGCCAAAAGAAGTTGTTGAGGCCTGGGCAGAGAAGTTCCGATACACATTTAACTGGCCCAGGAGCAGGGTTGGATTGCTTTGGACaccgagctgatttgaagagcttgagagtggcTTTGGGCTGAAAAACAAAACCTGGGCCCACAGTGAGTCACTGGGCTGCGTGGGCTAGGCCCAGTGTCCGTGTCCTAGTGCGAgctttagacaatttaaacaccagcccgtATCGGAGACGAGCAGTTATCACCCTCTCTCCATGATGTTAATGCACTCCAGGGCACGGGGCCTTTTGCTGTTCCATTGTTGGGTCAATTTgaatgccggcccagatagactgaaaagacagggtgtcagtcGGGATGAGAGCCGAATTTTGTTCGTTCTGCGCAAGGCcatctccatggtgctgaggctgtgaagactgccccagctgtgctctgtgcctgctaatgtgatgaactgataagcgaggctgtGGGCCTACTCCAGACTGCtccagggttcagatctgagtatttgattttggttcggaatgctgttgtttgctttaattgtttatatgatttgcattttttttctttctcttttgcaTCGAGTGTtggttttttattttaatttttttttccttttaattgggttctttcaggtttctgttttgtggctatcggtgagcaagcaaatctcaaggacATCCAGGACCAAGATGCAAATATATCTATAGTTTTCAGGAAATTGTTGCTTTAGTGCTTGCTCCGCAGATTTATCATGTTTAGTAAGTCTCTTTTTTTTATTCTCCAGTTTCCGTGTGCAAGTCTTCAAACAGTACAACATTTTATCGATTGGAGGGCAATAGTGTATCTATTTCTTTCAAAAGATCTCCACATCTAGAAGAAATTTTATGCACGTTTAGAGACAACAAGGTTCTTGAATGGGAAGCTGGCAAAAATGTATTGTATTTTGGAAATTTTACTGGAAGAACTAAGCTAACAGCGGATACCATAGAGATCCAGAATTTACAACAGATTGATTCAGGGATTTACAGAATTTCTTTCATAAATCAGGATGGTTTCACTACTGAAGAAAGTTTCACACTCATTGTAAGCGGTGAGTAATTTGTGTTGTCTTAATATATTATTGCATTCTAATTAAATTTCTTTAAGGTGTTCTCACAATGATATCATTCATTTATGCAATGTGGACAAGCTGATTGCCTTTGAGAGTGAGTCTTTATGATGAAGATGATCTTGCAGTGCTGTCGAGTACAGAGTTCCAAGACTTTGATCTTCCAATGATGAGGAAGAGTGATATATTTCCTCGTTAGAATGATGTGTCATTTGAAGAACTAGGAACTTTGTCTTCTCATGCCCCTACTGCTTTTATTGTTCTAGTTGCTGGAGATAACAGCCGCATATAACAGGTCCTAGGCACATCATACGCAGTGAAAGTTGTTGGTAGAATGGATGAGAGCCTGTCACAGCAAGTACAGTAGCATGTAGATGAGAGAcctgatgctgaaatctggaccAAAAAGCAAACTGGTGGTGAAactcagacagcatctttggaggaaaatggacattcGACATTTCAGATCAAGATCTTCAATCATGACCAAAAGAGTAGAGGGGAGTTAATGAGTATTAAGAGGCAAGGCGATAGGGCAGAAATTTGGCAAgcaataggtggatccaggtgaggaggggtgatgggcagatggaggacgGAAGAGTTGAAATCACGACAGAGGCTAGGAAGTGGTaggtggaagaaagagaaggctatagatgatggaatctgataggaaaggaaggtggagcaaAAACGTGGGGAAACCCTCAAGTTTCTATGGAGTTTAATGTGTGGAAGTGTAAGGCCATGCACTCTGGTAAGAAAAATCAAATGGTGTATTATTATCAACATGGAGAGACAACGCAAATGAGTGAAATTCAGAGGCACCGAGACATGAATCACAAAGCTAGCAGATATATCCAACAAGTAGTCAAGAAGACAAATGGCATGTTGGTCTTTTATTGCAAAGAGGGTAAAATTTAAGAAGAGTAACACTTCCTTGTATTTGTACAGGGTGGGATTGAATCTTCACCTGAATTATTGTGCAGAGTTTTGCTCCCCTTAGCTTAAGGAAGCAGATATAGTGGCACTGGAGCCAGTCCGGTGGAGATTCACTCAGCTGATTCTTGGCATGAAGGCGTTGATCTATCAAGAGACTAGGTGGTTTAGATTTGTACTCATTGGTCTTTGGTAGAATGGAGTGTGACCTAATGCAAACATACAAGACCTTAAGTGGGCTTGGCAGGGAAGATCTTGAGATATTTCCTCTAGAGGGAAAGTCACAAACAAGGGAGCTTAGTTACAAAATAAAGGCCCAAATTATTTAAAACTAAGTTAATCTCTGAAATTTTTTGACCTcaagggtggtggaggtccttaccCACATCTAAGATAGAGGTAGATAAACATcaaggaattgagggttatggtgAACTAGCACAGGAGGGTTGAGGCTAGTGTGTATCAGCCATTATCACCCTGATGGTTAGGACTTTTAGGGTATTGTTCAGATTTCAACCCAGCAATGGTGAAGGAACAGTGATCTATTTCTAAGTCAGAATTGTCTCTGGCTTGGAGATCATCTTCCAGGTGGTGGGGTTCCGGTACTTTTGCTGCCTGGCTCTATTatctggtggaagttgtggatttggattttatcttgttgcAACTTGTTATTATCCAAATTTTGTCGCTTGTCAGTCCAGGCCTACATATTGTCTAGGTCTCGGTGCACTGAAATGTGAGCTGCTTCACTTCCTAAGGAGTTGTAAATGCTGCTGAATAATGTGCAGTCAATGCACTTCTGAACAAGGAGAGCAGGTGCCTCACctgccctgcacctcctcccccacTACCATTGAGGACCcagaacagtccttccagatgaagcagcacttcgcctgtgagtctgggctcatctactgtatccggtgctcctggtgtggcctcggggaaacccgacgtagattgggaaatcccttcgttgagcacctatgctccactgccagaaaaagcaggatctcctggtggccgcccattttaattctacccaTGTTAGTTCATGGGTTCCTCTGCtgccacactcagactggaggagcaacaccttgtattctgatggcatgaacatcgatttctcaaacttctagtatttgcttccaccccccacccttcaccattccccattcctctgtccctctcatcgTATCTCCTTAGCTTCCTTCCgctcctcctctttccccttctccagctctctatctctttcatcaatcgacttcccaactctttaggttacccctcccccttcttccagtcctgatgaaaggactcggcccgaaaagtcgactgtgtATAcctttcaacagatgctgcctggcctgctgagttcctccagcattttttttgtgtgagtgagggagactgactgactgacttggacttccagcatctgcagattttctcttgttgaacTTTCATTTGCATTTTGCCAAGTTGGTGTTTCTATGAAGAGTTTTATGCTTTTACTGTTTAAAGCATCCCCTATTTTTGTGTTATTCACAAagtttaaaatttattatgcttAAATCATCTATCTGTTAAAGATactaatataattttttttcattcttttggCAATATACTAAGATGATGTATTAATGTGGTGGTGATAATTCTTTGTGGGTATTGTCATAAATAACTCATTCAAGATATGTAATATTTGAGAATTATTGTTACCAGTAGTTTAGAAGAAGACAATGTGGTGATTCAAtattttttcaaatattttcttcCAATTGTAGCACCACTTTTGCAACCAACAATTAACTGTACTGCAAATGGCACAAGTATTCACCTGGAATGCAATTTCGAAGACAGTCTATCAGCTACAATTCAATGGCTACATCAAGGCAAGGCTGTAGGGCAAGATGATAATTTTGATTTAACTCCTGAAAACAAAAGGTTAACAATATTAAACACTAAAGAATCTTCTGGTGAATATACCTGCATTGTGAAAAAACATGAAGATCGGGCTCAGAGTGACCCCATTAATATAGAAAAATGCTATAGTAGAGGTAAGATTATTCTGAGAAAATATTTGTGGAACTTAAAAATGCGCGAGTTCATATATGCTTTTGCTACCTGCACACTTTCTTTAGCATGGAAGCAGTGTGACATCCACAGAAACTTCCAGTATTGCTGCAGGGCTATATTGTAATCAACACAACTATTTTAGTTCACAggaggcaggactggagaaaaaagccaaggagtagatttaaaaagtagggggaggggatagatgaaagctggaggggggagggatgaagtaaagagctaggttgtttgatgaaagagacagaaggccatggaagaaagaaaagggtgggggtggggtggggaggaacaccagagtgaggtgatgggtgggcaaggagataaggtgagagagggaaatggtgaaatggtggaatgaagcagtctcccaatctatgtcaggtctcactgatatacaggaggccacaccgggagcaccgaacacagtttATGACCTCAACAGATGAAGTGTCacttcacctagaaggactgtttagggccctaaatggtagtgagggaggaagtgtaggggcaggatAAGTGttaagagggagattagtgaggagggatgaatggacgagggagtGACGTAGGGAGTGGAcacagggagtgatccctgcggaaagcagaatgtgggggtcgggggagggaaagatatgcttggtggtgggatcctgttggagatggcagaagttacagagaattatttgCTGGATGCAGTGGCTGATGTAGTGGTGGGTGAGGACGAGGaaccctggtagggtggtgggtggatggggtaagagcagatgtacatgaaatgttgagggcagcattgatggtggaggaggggaagcccctttctttgaaaaaagaagacatttccttcattctagaatgaaaagcctcatcctgagagcagaattcttcctccaagccaAGTAACAAGAAAGTATCCCATGGAATAGTATTGAGATAGTTTAGATGGAGTATTATCATATCAGGGTATTAATACATTAAGTGAATGAAGGAGACAATAGCAAATGGATTTTAACATGGACAAGTCGGAACATACCCACATTGGAAGTAAAGGcagaacagaatttttttttgtcggTGATGCAAGGAGGACCACTGAAATTTGAACTTCCATGCACCCAAAGTTTTGATCAGTGTGGCAAAAACAAGCAAGTCAGTGGTTAATGGAGTTCTGGTCTGTCCCGAAGAGCAGAAAGATACATCAAGTTTCGTGGGACCCAATTTGGAAGCCGTTAGTTCTGGTCAGCATGTTTTTAAATATATAGGTCTTTAGAGGAGTGTAGGATAGACTTAGTGGGATGATTTTCAATTTCATTGATTAAATTATTACGAGATGATATTAGGCAAATTTGAATTGTTTTCTGAAATGTAAGTTGAAGTAATTTGTATATAATTAAGAAGAACACATAAGGTAGAATTTTTCTCTTCTGGTCAGGAATCTGGAGGAAATCTCAAATTTAgagccaggcctttcaatattgaagCTGGGGAACATTTCTGAGTGTTGCACGAAGGAAGATTAGACATGCGTAAATTAGACATGTCCCTTCTGACATGTGTAAATGGTTACACAATCAGATTTCTCAATCTCAGGACCGTGAATGGAAATAGGTGAGGTGGATTGtcagtctttctcccagggtaggGAAGTCAAAAGCTAGAGGTTatgagtttaaggtgagagaggagaggttTAAAGGGGACCCAAGGGGCAACGTTTTCCATTCAGAGGGTTGTAGGTacgtggaatgatctgccagaagTTGTACAAGCAGATACAATGATAGTGTTTAAAAGGCAttgaacctttcttatccatggataagttgagccaaagggcctgtttcactgctgtgtaactCATCAAGCGGTTGATTCTTAGACTCGTTATTTTTGTGTCACTACATCTAGTATCTGATCAGAGTTCTAGCCTGATAAACATGCTATTGAAGGCAGACATAGAAATTGATTCCACTGGTACCTGGGTTGAGATCAACTTAGTTCACACAGATGATCAATTGTATCGTCTAAGTATCATCTTGTTATCATTCCTAATCTGCATATAATTCAGTGCACCATTACATCTTGCTGAATCATTACAAGTTCAGATAAAAtaatagtggattctggttaactgggacacatcaggaccaatacattttggcccaatttagCGGTTGCCCCACTTAGCCGAAGAttcgtggaaatagttaaaaaggtataaaaaaagacaaactaccctTTAGCTAAGtaaaaaaattatgtatttaaaggaaatacagaacaaattagaacactaccaatatagtactataaaactgtatgcTAATTTGTAAttgttatcgacagaggaattcgtCCATTGAACACAGCACATTTATGGGGTGTccggggaggggtagggggaacCTCTGGTGAGCGGGCTTGGTGCGTCCATtccggggcagctcactcacctttggggtcccaccagacactcagctgtcacctgtggttccaagtggctgtttgcatgtgacgTTTATCACATCCCAGTACACTGCTTCAACAGACAGGTtaagccaggtgagggtagctcgCGAGCCTCATATCCTGGTTAAATAGGGCCATCTCTGTCCTGGCGTGTGAAGTgggctctggtggactgggcaggTGAGAtaaacagtgagatccaacggttAAGAAGGTGGTTCTACAATACTTCATGGAAAGAGAAGGCACAAAGAAGtcctggccatccactgcaaccaaggaaaaccTCAGTTTGTGATGATTACTTGTGCCACTAGACCTGAACTTCCAAAGTGGAgggagtggaactgtcccagtgcaacagcttttccacttcaaaAACTCTTCCGCACAGGTTTCACTGTCTTTGTTGAATACAGCTAACACCCTGCTGTAttcttttaattgactgtaaaagaacaaaatcagtgcagataatggatggCCTTCATATAATGCTTTTGATGAGTGTATCCTCCAAATCTCTGTTTTGtcgattgtcgataccttcagatACTTAatagttcctaatttgttgaaatagtgaaatcgtTCCATTGCAGTCCCGCCGTTTCTGGCATCACCAAGCCTGAAAGCATGAAACTGCAAAGAACAGAGCTATTCTAAATTGatcactgcttatttctcgccaattatcagagacaaaaatcattgctttttgaacataaacacacaTAACTGACGATGTTTAAAAGCTCTTCACTCCAAGCATAGTGTACTTTCTAATAGCCAGAGAAATtcatgtgactgacactagttagaaacagtTTTGCAACAGTCTCCCATCGCACTTACgtggcacagtgtcccaaatcaGCAAATGGAATCCcatctattttctcaatttgttttttttctttaagagttgtcccaaataagcagctgccctgattaattgatggaccaattaaccagaatgcacTGTACTTCTGATTAAGTTCATCCAATTGTGAAAGATGGTtcaaatatttttcttttttaggaaatAGTCGAGGGCATCTCGCTCTGATTGCACTTGCAGTGGTTTTTGTAGCCGGCATCATGATTGCTGCTTTCGCTTTCTACTGGTATAAGAGAAAAAATGGTAGGTATCCACCTTCACTACTCCTTTGTTTAAATTAATGTTACTTGTGATAAAACTAATAGTCTTTAATGCTATACCAGTGGAACGTATTTGCAACACTTTGTATGCTCTCagtctcctcaacaactttcaatttccTGGCCTTGAcatcctcattttcaccatggatgtccagtccctttgCACTTTGGGAAGGACTTAAGGCTCTCCACTTATTTCTCAACAAAACACCCAAACAGTTCCCCTCAATCACCACCCTCCTCTTGTCTGGCAGAAttggtcctcaccatcaacaatttctcctttggctcctcctactttctccagactcgaggGGTGGcaatgggcacccgcatgggccccagctatgcctgccattTTATTGGCTATGTAGAGTAGTCTCATGTTCTGAGCCTTCACTGGTGAagttccccaactcttcctgtgctacattgatgactgcattgtgcATGAATCTAGTGACCAGAGAAAAGCACTGGTGGAtataaagcagcttctttattcgacaaaacaaggtacagcaggcatcatggaGACGCTTTCAGTCAAAAGGTCTCGCTGGGCCAATGTGGGACttggtattttatgtgctaaacatcaaaggacaagtCCTTATTTACAAagtatggacaatgctttctgTGAAACTACATAGAAACTTCACACCTCCATGTTCACATGAACACCAAAGACATCCAGATGAAcattttttcagcattttctggtcTGAGATTCACGACTTTTAGGAactcattgttcagagctgctttccaaattaaatccacaatatatattcagatgtgaagactgggAGCCAAaatcatttgctaaatgtaaatgtgctaaacccaaaaattgtTCTAacaatgctccccaactcttcctgcactCCGTTGATGACTGCATTGTTCCTGCTTCATGCAccaatgctgagctcatcaatttcatcaactttgctcccaacttccatcctgccacctggtccatttccgatgcctctctcccctttctcgatctccctgtctccatctctggaggcaaactgtctaccaacatcTTCTATAAATCTACTGATTCCCATACttgtcttgactatacctcttcaacCCTCTCTCCTTTAAAATGCTTGTCCTTTTTTTTCAGTTCCTTCGCCTCTgaaacatctgttcccagaatgaggctttcctttccaggtcaTCAgcaatgtcctccttcaaagaacaggtttcctttcctccatctTTATGGCTGCCCTTAACCACATTTCCATTTCCCGGACATCCAGGCTCACcacatcttcctgccaccttaacagggatagagttcctcttgagTTCACCTACCACTcacgagcctctgcatccagcacatcatcttctCTGCAGCTTCTGCCATCTGCAATAGGATCACACCACCAAagacatctttacctcccccaccctctgcttttcacagggatcactcactctgtgattcccttgtccattcatctctcccaactaatctccctcctggcacatatccctgcaagtgataGATATGCTACACCTGCTCATATATCTCCTCTCTTGCCTTCATTCAGgggccaaacagtccttccaggtgaggcaacatttcacctgcaaatctgttagggttgttattgtatccagtgctccctatctgacctcctctacattggtaagacccgatataaattgggggaccactttgttgagcgcctctgctctatctgccaaaagcggaattcccagtggccaaccattttaattcctacccCATTCCTATACCAACATgtcggtctatggcctcctcttttgccactatGAGTCCTCTCTCAGGATGGAAGAGCAagacctcatattccatccagatagcctccagcctgatagtATAAATCATTTTCCCCCCCTCCATTctgtcttcttctattctccactctggcttcCTGCCTTTTATCTTCCCCGGTACCTCGCCTTCTTTTGGTCCATGCCTCTCCTGTCAAACtcgttcttctccagccctctacctttcccaccctcctggattcacctatcacttcctagctggtccaacttccccttcccccacctttttattttggcgtcCTCCCCCTTTTCGTCCCAAAGAAgtttctcggcccaaaatgtcaactgtttattcatttccatagatgtttcctgacctgctgagctcctccacaattttcTGTGCGTTGCAAAGCATGTTTGTTGTGAAAATTCAT
This genomic stretch from Mobula hypostoma chromosome 6, sMobHyp1.1, whole genome shotgun sequence harbors:
- the LOC134348001 gene encoding pregnancy-specific beta-1-glycoprotein 9-like is translated as MWKVATAVFLLCAVSVCKSSNSTTFYRLEGNSVSISFKRSPHLEEILCTFRDNKVLEWEAGKNVLYFGNFTGRTKLTADTIEIQNLQQIDSGIYRISFINQDGFTTEESFTLIVSAPLLQPTINCTANGTSIHLECNFEDSLSATIQWLHQGKAVGQDDNFDLTPENKRLTILNTKESSGEYTCIVKKHEDRAQSDPINIEKCYSRGNSRGHLALIALAVVFVAGIMIAAFAFYWYKRKNGNVQNTVRRYEVTKVED